In Juglans microcarpa x Juglans regia isolate MS1-56 chromosome 7D, Jm3101_v1.0, whole genome shotgun sequence, the following are encoded in one genomic region:
- the LOC121238179 gene encoding protein GL2-INTERACTING REPRESSOR 1-like has protein sequence MSKRANGPKLELKLNLSPPRREHSPAKSLNVSTSSSSEMSFEGSCVSSEPEDQPMTLQYSPSSTEPRSMMLVGCPRCLMYVMLSELADPKCPKCKSTVLLDFLKEENARNTRN, from the coding sequence ATGAGCAAAAGAGCCAACGGTCCAAAGCTGGAATTGAAGTTGAACTTGTCGCCGCCAAGGCGGGAACACTCGCCTGCCAAGTCTCTAAATGTTTCGACCTCTTCTTCGTCGGAAATGTCGTTTGAAGGCTCATGCGTTTCATCGGAGCCGGAAGATCAGCCTATGACGTTGCAGTACTCCCCAAGCAGCACGGAACCCAGATCGATGATGCTCGTAGGATGTCCCAGATGCCTCATGTACGTCATGCTATCCGAGCTGGCTGATCCAAAATGCCCCAAATGCAAGAGTACTGTCCTGCTCGATTTCCTCAAGGAAGAAAATGCCAGGAATACAAGAAACTGA